The genomic interval GGGGTGGGGGTGGGAATAGAATCACATAGCTTTTTAAGACTAGAATGAATAAAAGTCTTTTCAAATCGTTGTGAAAAATAAAATTGTATCAATACTGAATTGGAGATATTTTTTACCATTAAATCCTCAAGATTCAATCTTTCTTTGGGATAATACATATGCGTAAGAGCTGTGCCGAAAACTCCCCAATGCACATAACCATACTCAGACAATAAATTGTCTAACTCAACAAAGTCATCAATATGGTTTGCTTCAGCGTAGATTATGGGACGATTCTTGAAAATTAATTTTTTTGCTCCTCTAATTACTTTACATTCCCAACCTTCAACATCAATTTTCATTACAGAAACAAATTCTCGTATGTCATAACTATCAATTGTTCTACATTCTATAAAATCTTGCTTATCTTCATTGCAAGATTCCAAGAACATTCCACCGAAATTATTTGTAAATTCTCTCGGAAAATAAGCTTTTTCATATTTATCTGA from Helicobacter ganmani carries:
- a CDS encoding FkbM family methyltransferase, whose product is MEIENIVNVEIDAKHNLKMYLPYKEEDYIQRTIWRTKKPYEFEMLKDVLKKLSMGIQGGIFLDCGMNIGNHSLFIAANGYRVIAFEANPKMVEIAQESVRINHFQDKISIFETGISDKYEKAYFPREFTNNFGGMFLESCNEDKQDFIECRTIDSYDIREFVSVMKIDVEGWECKVIRGAKKLIFKNRPIIYAEANHIDDFVELDNLLSEYGYVHWGVFGTALTHMYYPKERLNLEDLMVKNISNSVLIQFYFSQRFEKTFIHSSLKKLCDSIPTPTP